A single region of the Brassica rapa cultivar Chiifu-401-42 chromosome A03, CAAS_Brap_v3.01, whole genome shotgun sequence genome encodes:
- the LOC103861418 gene encoding reticulon-like protein B1, which produces MTDEHKHDESVTASEPAVEVVERESLMDKISEKLHHGGDSSSSDEDEKKKKSSESPSSMKSKVYRLFGREKPVHKVLGGGKPADIFMWKNKKMSGGVLGGATAAWVLFELMEYHLLTLLCHVMIVVLAVLFLWSNATMFINKSPPKIPEVHIPEEPILQLASGLRVEINRGFSSLREIASGRDLKKFLAAIAGLWFVSILGGWFNFLTLAYIALVLLFTVPLAYDKYEDKVDPLGEKAMIEIKKQYAVLDEKVLSKIPLGPLKNKKKD; this is translated from the exons ATGACTGACGAACACAAACACGACGAGTCTGTAACCGCTTCGGAGCCAGCTGTGGAGGTTGTGGAGAGGGAATCGCTGATGGACAAGATCTCGGAGAAGCTCCACCACGGTGGCGACTCTTCGTCGTCAGATGAggacgagaagaagaagaagtcttcGGAGTCTCCGTCTTCAATGAAATCGAAAGTGTACCGCTTGTTCGGTAGGGAGAAGCCTGTTCACAAGGTCCTCGGCGGTGGAAAAC CGGCGGATATATTCATGTGGAAGAACAAGAAGATGTCTGGTGGAGTACTCGGCGGTGCTACAGCCGCTTGGGTTCTCTTTGAGTTGATGGAGTATCATCTTCTTACTTTGCTCTGCCACGTCATGATTGTTGTGCTCGCTGTGTTGTTTCTCTGGTCTAATGCCACCATGTTTATTAACAA gtCTCCACCGAAGATTCCTGAAGTTCATATCCCTGAAGAGCCTATTCTCCAGCTTGCGTCTGGGCTTAGAGTTGAAATCAATAGAGGATTCTCTTCTCTTCGTGAGATTGCATCTGGAAGGGATCTCAAGAAGTTTCTTGCT GCTATTGCTGGCTTGTGGTTTGTGTCGATCTTGGGCGGCTGGTTCAACTTCTTGACATTGGCATACATAG CTCTTGTGCTGCTCTTCACGGTGCCTCTTGCCTACGACAAGTACGAGGACAAAGTCGACCCGTTAGGTGAGAAAGCAATGATCGAGATCAAGAAGCAGTATGCAGTGTTGGACGAGAAGGTGTTGAGCAAGATCCCATTGGGCCCcttgaagaacaagaagaaagatTAG